Proteins from a single region of Numenius arquata chromosome Z, bNumArq3.hap1.1, whole genome shotgun sequence:
- the MLANA gene encoding melanoma antigen recognized by T-cells 1 — protein MPRNYHHPDGNFFRGKGHSYVAAEEALGIGLFILVLAILLIFGCWYYKRRSGYKSLRSKNSSVGTVRTVVGEGTMLDCKMALQEYRNFNSVVPDAPPAYDKIAADQSPPPYSP, from the exons ATGCCCAGAAATTACCACCATCCAGATGGCAACTTTTTCAGAGGGAAAGGACACAGCTATGTGGCAGCAGAAGA AGCTCTGGGTATTGGACTCTTCATTTTGGTGCTGGCAATTTTACTTATCTTTGGCTGCTGGTATTACAAAAGACGTAGTGGCTATAAAAGTCTGCGG AGCAAAAACTCTAGTGTGGGCACAGTACGAACCGTGGTAGGTGAGGGAACAATGCTGGACTGCAAAATGGCTCTGCAGGAGTACAGAAACTTTAATTCTGTG GTACCTGATGCTCCACCAGCTTATGACAAAATTGCTGCAGATCAGTCACCACCACCTTATTCACCATGA